From one Luteipulveratus mongoliensis genomic stretch:
- a CDS encoding CynX/NimT family MFS transporter — translation MTATPTQAKRLRSPTDHRQLGRVLVLAGIVLSAFSLRTAVTSLTPLLGRVGDDLGFGASVAGVLGMVPTAMFAVAGLGTPAVVRRIGLERSALVAMSLAAVGLAGRSIGGTWGLLALSAVALAGMGMGNVVLPPLVKRFFPDRVASMSTLYIAVLQIGTMIPPLLAVPVSDAHGWRIALSLWAVLAVAALVPWLLLIRRPHQDGYVVDETPATQVPGRVRHSPVAWGLTLMFAMTSLNTYAMFTWLPEILTDAGHSAALGGQMVALFSAIGLASALAAPQLAGRLDNPFPVVIGSVLSFTAGYAGLLWSADTLPALWVVLVGFGPTTFPLALTLINVRTRTAAGSAALSGFSQGLGYALACLGPLGFGLLHDATGGWDASFGMLAITLVLLVIGGYAACKPRLLEDTWHRSGQAEVPSSR, via the coding sequence ATGACCGCCACGCCCACACAAGCGAAGCGCCTCCGCTCCCCGACCGACCACCGCCAGCTCGGTCGGGTTCTGGTCCTCGCGGGCATCGTGCTCTCCGCCTTCTCGCTACGCACCGCGGTCACCTCCCTGACGCCACTGCTCGGGCGGGTCGGTGACGACCTCGGGTTCGGCGCTTCTGTGGCGGGCGTCCTCGGCATGGTGCCCACTGCAATGTTCGCGGTGGCCGGGCTCGGCACCCCTGCGGTCGTACGCCGGATCGGCCTTGAGCGGAGCGCGTTGGTCGCGATGTCGCTCGCCGCCGTCGGACTCGCAGGTCGCAGCATCGGCGGCACGTGGGGCCTGCTGGCGCTGTCCGCCGTCGCCCTGGCCGGCATGGGGATGGGCAACGTCGTGCTCCCACCGCTGGTCAAGCGCTTCTTCCCGGACCGCGTCGCCAGTATGAGCACGCTGTACATCGCCGTGCTCCAGATCGGGACGATGATCCCGCCGCTGCTCGCGGTCCCCGTGTCTGACGCCCACGGATGGCGAATTGCCTTGTCCCTGTGGGCAGTTCTCGCGGTTGCGGCGCTCGTGCCGTGGCTGCTGCTGATCCGCCGTCCGCACCAGGACGGCTACGTCGTCGACGAGACGCCGGCGACCCAGGTGCCAGGACGCGTACGACACTCGCCGGTCGCGTGGGGACTGACGCTCATGTTCGCGATGACCTCCCTGAACACGTACGCCATGTTCACCTGGCTGCCGGAGATCCTCACCGACGCCGGGCACAGCGCGGCGCTCGGCGGGCAGATGGTGGCGCTGTTCTCGGCGATCGGCCTGGCGTCCGCGCTCGCCGCTCCACAGCTCGCCGGACGGCTGGACAACCCGTTCCCGGTCGTCATCGGCAGCGTGCTCAGCTTCACTGCCGGGTACGCCGGTCTGCTGTGGTCCGCGGACACACTGCCGGCGCTGTGGGTCGTGCTGGTCGGCTTCGGGCCGACGACGTTCCCGCTCGCGCTCACGCTCATCAACGTGCGCACTCGCACAGCAGCCGGATCAGCCGCACTGTCCGGGTTCAGCCAGGGCCTGGGCTACGCACTGGCCTGCCTGGGACCGCTCGGTTTCGGACTGCTCCACGACGCGACCGGCGGTTGGGACGCATCCTTCGGGATGCTCGCGATCACGTTGGTACTGCTCGTGATTGGCGGATATGCCGCCTGCAAGCCTCGGCTGCTCGAGGACACCTGGCACCGCTCGGGCCAGGCCGAGGTGCCCTCGAGCCGCTGA
- a CDS encoding alkaline phosphatase D family protein, translating to MGSCAPSGSDYVWNRVLAEGCESFIFMGDTPYIDSTDLTLARQRQREFLQVPEVARLVSSVPVWATWDDHDFALNGQLGDVSYVEKQKTRTAFVDYRANATYGQTTSGEVQKTRGVGEGVYTSFRRGPVEVILLDPRYFSRTAPSWADPDQATCLGGVQWEWFKKTIKASDATFKLVMTGMVWDDKKNSESDDWETFSYEREALLDFVKDQKIPGVVLLSGDIHCSRALMYGPRVGYDLWQFIVSPLHDRTIPSLNIPHPALVHSAVEPNTFLRLEADTTVRPATLRATWINRDGKRLFEVKTDSKALGHRH from the coding sequence ATGGGATCGTGCGCCCCGTCCGGGTCGGACTACGTGTGGAACCGGGTCCTCGCTGAGGGCTGCGAGAGCTTCATCTTCATGGGCGACACCCCCTACATCGACTCGACCGACCTCACGCTGGCCCGCCAACGCCAGCGCGAGTTCCTCCAGGTGCCCGAGGTGGCGCGGCTGGTCAGCTCGGTGCCGGTGTGGGCGACGTGGGACGACCACGACTTCGCCCTCAACGGTCAGCTGGGAGACGTGTCGTACGTCGAGAAGCAGAAGACGCGTACGGCCTTCGTCGACTACCGCGCCAACGCGACGTACGGGCAGACCACCTCAGGCGAGGTGCAGAAGACGCGTGGGGTGGGCGAGGGGGTCTACACCTCGTTCCGCCGCGGACCTGTCGAGGTGATCCTGCTGGACCCGAGGTACTTCAGCCGCACCGCGCCCAGCTGGGCCGACCCGGACCAGGCGACCTGCCTCGGCGGTGTGCAGTGGGAGTGGTTCAAGAAGACGATCAAGGCGAGCGACGCGACGTTCAAGCTCGTGATGACCGGCATGGTCTGGGACGACAAGAAGAACTCCGAGTCCGACGACTGGGAGACGTTCTCCTACGAGCGCGAAGCCCTGCTCGACTTCGTCAAGGACCAGAAGATCCCCGGAGTGGTCCTGCTCAGCGGTGACATCCACTGCTCGCGAGCCCTGATGTACGGCCCGCGCGTCGGCTATGACCTGTGGCAGTTCATCGTCAGCCCGCTGCACGACCGGACGATCCCCAGCCTGAACATCCCCCACCCCGCACTCGTGCACAGCGCGGTCGAGCCCAACACCTTCCTGCGGCTCGAGGCGGACACCACGGTCAGACCCGCCACGTTGCGAGCGACCTGGATCAACCGCGACGGCAAGCGACTCTTCGAGGTCAAGACGGACTCGAAGGCGCTCGGCCACAGGCACTGA